In a genomic window of Dyadobacter fermentans DSM 18053:
- a CDS encoding SusC/RagA family TonB-linked outer membrane protein: MKQLLLTLGAGIIVLFFTPAYAQTRELTGQVTAEDGSVLPGVNISVKNTTKGSITDNNGRYTINVEPGNILVFSFIGFKSKDAQVGNQTRLDVVLTSDETQLQEIVVTSLGIAREKKALGYAVQEIKADKLTLARDPNIGNALAGKIAGVQVLGQSAAKFGTPTIRIRGINSLAGSDPLYVVDGTPTDISMVNMDDVESLTVLKGPSATALYGNRASAGVVVVTTKRGKSGETSLNFNHSMTMDQVSLLPRYQNEYGGGYSQEWETFKFNPQIHPAAWASYEGQRILDYSADESWGPKLDGQMHRSAFSWQPGEGFGKETPFVAHPNNVRDFFEKPVSYNSNIAFSKAGDSYSSRISYTHIVNNGIVPNSRQLRDYISAKTSISFAKKLTAELNVSYTGTKTDNAPADRYGSSGGTGTGTALFNTNNATLNGYNQTTGSFNQWFQRQLDIKDLQNYKNPDGTFRSWNIGSPTDARPKYWDSPYTQAYENTNVNRQQRIFGDAGLTYQVTDYLKITGKVRRDYGTFFMDGRVASGTLNAGGLGAYAYLSGAISENNYETIASFGKDIQKISILINAGGNIRYNRTEGTLQATVGGLTTPGYYNIAASKDRPLTANYLFEKQVNSVFANASVGYGDFLFIEGSIRNDWSSTLPPSSNSYLYPSVSTSLVFSEFIPANRVLSFGKLRAGYAQVGTDLGAYQTALSYNAGSVYGSNPTMTLPGILPNSSLKPGMSSSYEGGIDLRFFSNRLGLEFTAYNNDNSNQIIPLAVASTSGYNNAVVNAGMITTKGLELHISAQPVKTGEFLWELDINADRNESKVVKLTEQSDNYRLDGPQWRALTLNAREGKDWGMLEGVGIKRDEQGNKVVYSPTPENIKAGKAGLYVKENNVNLGNVLPKFKGGLINAFEYKGLTLQLSTDFVVGGKFFSVTRMFNAGSGLAEETAGNNELGKPKRDDPANGGGVLLDAVTEDGQPNTYRVDTQNLYENWLFALNEQWIYDKTYVKLREVSLGYKIPKRLLGRHLKSASVSLIGRNLLLMYSAIGGGIDISETETLWYEGGQLPPVRSVGATLRVGF; encoded by the coding sequence ATGAAACAACTACTACTCACACTCGGAGCCGGTATCATCGTGCTCTTCTTTACCCCTGCCTATGCGCAAACGCGCGAACTAACCGGCCAGGTCACGGCCGAAGACGGATCGGTGTTACCCGGTGTCAATATTTCGGTAAAAAACACGACCAAGGGCTCCATTACCGACAATAACGGCCGATACACCATCAACGTAGAGCCTGGTAATATTCTCGTTTTCAGTTTCATTGGGTTTAAAAGCAAGGACGCGCAGGTGGGGAATCAAACCAGGCTGGACGTCGTCCTGACGAGCGATGAAACGCAACTTCAGGAGATTGTCGTCACATCGCTGGGCATTGCCCGGGAGAAAAAAGCGCTGGGTTATGCCGTTCAGGAAATTAAGGCCGACAAACTCACACTCGCCCGCGACCCGAATATAGGCAATGCACTCGCCGGGAAAATTGCCGGTGTGCAGGTACTCGGCCAGTCGGCTGCAAAATTCGGGACGCCTACCATCCGGATCAGGGGTATCAACTCGCTCGCAGGCAGCGATCCGCTGTACGTTGTGGATGGTACGCCCACGGATATCAGCATGGTCAATATGGATGACGTGGAATCGCTTACAGTCTTGAAAGGGCCCTCCGCGACGGCATTGTACGGCAACCGCGCATCAGCCGGTGTGGTGGTGGTGACGACCAAACGAGGAAAATCCGGCGAGACATCCTTAAACTTCAACCATAGCATGACTATGGACCAGGTTTCGCTGCTGCCCAGGTATCAGAATGAGTACGGCGGAGGCTATTCTCAGGAATGGGAAACCTTCAAATTCAACCCGCAGATCCACCCGGCCGCCTGGGCATCTTATGAAGGCCAGCGCATCCTGGACTACTCGGCAGACGAGAGCTGGGGGCCGAAACTGGACGGCCAGATGCACCGGTCCGCATTTTCGTGGCAACCGGGCGAAGGGTTCGGGAAAGAAACCCCATTCGTAGCACACCCGAACAATGTGCGTGATTTCTTTGAAAAGCCGGTCAGCTATAATTCAAACATCGCTTTTTCAAAGGCCGGCGACAGTTACTCGTCACGCATTTCCTACACGCACATTGTCAACAACGGCATTGTTCCGAACAGCCGGCAGCTTCGCGACTATATCAGCGCAAAAACGTCGATCAGCTTTGCTAAAAAACTGACGGCGGAACTGAACGTAAGTTACACCGGAACCAAAACCGACAACGCCCCAGCCGACCGCTATGGCAGCTCGGGCGGCACCGGTACGGGCACTGCGCTTTTTAACACCAATAATGCCACATTGAACGGCTACAATCAAACGACGGGGTCATTTAACCAATGGTTCCAGCGCCAGCTGGACATCAAAGACCTTCAAAACTATAAAAATCCCGACGGCACGTTCAGAAGCTGGAACATCGGAAGCCCGACAGACGCCCGACCCAAATACTGGGACAGCCCGTACACGCAGGCGTACGAAAACACGAACGTAAACCGCCAGCAACGCATTTTCGGCGATGCAGGGCTTACCTATCAGGTTACCGACTACCTGAAAATCACCGGAAAAGTCCGCCGCGACTATGGCACCTTCTTCATGGACGGCCGCGTTGCGTCAGGAACTTTGAATGCTGGTGGATTGGGGGCTTACGCCTACCTCAGCGGAGCCATATCAGAAAACAACTATGAAACCATTGCCAGCTTCGGCAAGGACATTCAAAAGATATCGATACTGATCAATGCGGGGGGAAACATACGTTACAACCGTACCGAAGGCACATTGCAGGCCACTGTCGGCGGCCTTACCACACCTGGCTACTATAATATTGCCGCCTCCAAAGACCGCCCTTTGACGGCAAACTACCTTTTTGAGAAGCAAGTAAACAGCGTATTTGCAAACGCCAGCGTCGGCTACGGAGACTTCCTTTTCATCGAAGGTTCGATACGAAACGACTGGTCATCCACACTCCCGCCGTCGAGCAATAGCTATCTGTACCCCTCCGTTTCCACCAGCCTCGTGTTTTCGGAGTTTATTCCGGCCAACCGCGTGCTGTCGTTCGGAAAGCTGAGAGCCGGCTATGCGCAGGTCGGCACCGATCTCGGCGCATACCAAACCGCCCTTAGTTATAATGCCGGAAGCGTTTATGGTTCAAATCCTACGATGACATTGCCCGGTATCCTGCCCAATTCCAGCCTGAAACCCGGCATGTCGTCGTCCTACGAGGGAGGGATCGACCTGCGGTTTTTCAGCAACCGCCTCGGACTCGAATTCACAGCCTACAACAACGACAACAGCAACCAGATTATCCCGCTCGCCGTCGCTTCCACGAGCGGTTATAACAATGCCGTCGTAAATGCTGGAATGATCACAACAAAGGGCCTGGAATTGCATATTTCGGCCCAACCGGTTAAAACCGGCGAGTTCCTTTGGGAGCTGGACATCAATGCAGACCGCAACGAATCGAAAGTGGTCAAGCTGACGGAGCAAAGCGACAATTACCGCCTGGACGGACCGCAGTGGCGCGCGTTAACGCTCAATGCACGCGAGGGGAAAGACTGGGGAATGCTGGAAGGCGTCGGCATCAAGCGAGACGAACAGGGCAACAAGGTGGTCTATTCCCCGACGCCCGAAAACATTAAAGCGGGAAAAGCAGGTTTGTACGTGAAGGAAAACAATGTGAACCTCGGCAATGTGTTACCGAAATTCAAAGGCGGGTTGATCAATGCATTTGAATACAAAGGGCTGACATTGCAGCTGAGCACCGATTTCGTGGTAGGCGGTAAGTTCTTTTCGGTAACCCGCATGTTCAATGCCGGTTCCGGGTTAGCCGAGGAAACAGCCGGCAACAACGAGCTCGGCAAGCCTAAACGCGACGATCCGGCGAATGGCGGCGGTGTGTTGCTCGATGCGGTGACGGAAGACGGCCAACCCAACACCTACCGGGTAGACACGCAAAACCTGTATGAAAACTGGCTTTTCGCACTCAATGAGCAATGGATTTACGATAAAACCTACGTCAAGCTCCGCGAAGTGTCGCTCGGCTATAAAATCCCGAAAAGGCTTTTGGGCAGACATCTGAAATCGGCTTCCGTATCGCTGATCGGCCGAAACCTCCTGCTGATGTACAGCGCAATCGGTGGCGGAATCGACATTTCAGAAACAGAAACGCTCTGGTACGAAGGTGGGCAGCTCCCGCCGGTCAGGTCAGTCGGCGCCACGCTCAGAGTAGGTTTTTAA
- a CDS encoding SusD/RagB family nutrient-binding outer membrane lipoprotein yields MKKLIILFLPFLLLTACVDSLDEYNVDTKRPSTAPPVTLFSNALKGLADTLTSPNVNVNNYRLYVQHWTTTTYLDEPRYNVTARIIPESFWRGLYKGVISDLNESRRLVNADEFISQETKDVQLAQIEVVEVLTWAALVNTFGNIPYSESMNPENPLPKYDDAKTVYDAILARLDAALPKLQSKGTPFSDGDLLYKGNMAQWVKFGNSLKLKLAMIIADSDPAKAKTMVAEAAPNVFTSNADNAAFPYISTPPNYNVIAQNLNPLYTSRQDFVASETIVNPMNELNDPRRAQFFTPVGGKYVGGKYGMLNTYADFSHVSDLIIEPDFEGLLLDYSEVEFLLAEAVERGFIAGNAANHYNKAVTASIVYWTSQDPDTEVASQGSARAAAYLAQPKVAYATAKGNWKEKIGFQKWLALYNRGWESWVEWRRLDFPKLSPPSGGNVPAGLAIPVRMIYPIVEQTLNGSNRAAAADAIGGDELTTKLWWDKF; encoded by the coding sequence ATGAAAAAACTAATCATTCTTTTCCTCCCGTTCCTGTTGCTGACGGCCTGCGTCGATAGCCTGGACGAGTACAATGTGGATACCAAGCGTCCCTCGACGGCACCGCCTGTTACCCTGTTCTCCAACGCGTTGAAAGGTCTGGCCGACACGCTCACCAGCCCCAACGTTAATGTAAACAACTACCGTCTGTACGTTCAGCACTGGACCACCACCACTTATCTGGATGAGCCGCGCTACAATGTAACAGCCCGCATTATCCCAGAATCATTCTGGCGCGGACTGTACAAAGGTGTGATCTCCGATTTGAATGAGTCGAGAAGGCTGGTCAATGCGGATGAATTCATCAGCCAGGAAACGAAAGATGTGCAGCTGGCGCAGATTGAAGTCGTGGAAGTGCTTACCTGGGCTGCTTTGGTAAATACATTCGGTAACATCCCTTACTCGGAGTCGATGAACCCCGAAAACCCGCTGCCGAAATACGACGATGCCAAAACGGTGTACGACGCCATTCTGGCCCGGCTCGACGCAGCCCTTCCGAAACTGCAATCGAAAGGAACACCTTTTTCCGACGGCGACCTGCTTTACAAAGGCAATATGGCGCAATGGGTGAAATTCGGCAACTCGCTGAAACTGAAACTTGCCATGATCATCGCCGACAGCGACCCTGCCAAAGCGAAGACAATGGTAGCCGAAGCCGCTCCGAACGTGTTCACGAGCAATGCGGACAATGCAGCATTCCCCTACATCTCGACCCCGCCGAACTACAACGTGATCGCACAGAACCTGAACCCGCTGTACACCAGCCGCCAGGATTTTGTAGCGTCGGAAACAATCGTCAACCCGATGAACGAACTGAACGATCCGAGAAGAGCGCAGTTCTTTACGCCGGTTGGGGGCAAGTACGTGGGTGGTAAATATGGCATGCTCAACACTTACGCCGACTTCTCGCACGTAAGCGACCTCATCATCGAGCCCGACTTCGAAGGACTGCTCCTCGATTATTCCGAAGTGGAATTCCTGCTGGCCGAGGCGGTGGAAAGAGGCTTTATCGCCGGCAATGCAGCCAACCACTATAACAAAGCCGTAACGGCATCCATCGTGTACTGGACCTCACAGGACCCCGATACGGAAGTTGCCTCGCAAGGTTCAGCGCGCGCAGCAGCCTATCTGGCGCAGCCGAAAGTGGCCTACGCAACCGCAAAAGGCAATTGGAAAGAAAAAATCGGTTTCCAGAAATGGCTCGCGCTTTATAACAGAGGCTGGGAATCGTGGGTTGAATGGAGAAGGCTGGATTTCCCGAAACTGTCTCCACCGTCGGGCGGAAACGTGCCTGCCGGCCTGGCGATCCCTGTTCGGATGATCTACCCGATCGTAGAGCAGACGCTCAACGGATCTAACCGCGCCGCAGCCGCAGACGCAATCGGCGGCGACGAGCTGACGACGAAGCTCTGGTGGGATAAATTCTGA